The DNA segment TAGGGGGCCAAAGGGTGGGAGGGATTATGTCTAAGGTCGCGGTCAATATAGATTTTCCCAAGAAGCTGTCAAGAGCGAAAAATAATATGTGATATGCCGCCATAACACATTGTCTTAAAATGAAATACGCAAGCCGAATTGATTAATCGATTTCTCCTCGAATGATGAAATTATGCGCTGATAATTAAGCGACAACCGGGGCACAAATTCTTTCACCAGAGACAATTCCATATAGTGGTCGCGCGGCAGATAGGAGAAGCCCCAGTTGAAATCGGCCGTGAATTCAAAGTTAAATCGGGTCAGCAGTTTGAAAGTATTGATCGAAACCACCTGCAAAGTTTGTCCTCGGTCGCGGCCGGGGTCATCGACATTTTGATAAAAGGACACTTCGTTGGTGATAGGATAAAAGCCGATCCGCTTGCCGTTGAAAGTCGGAAGCGCTGAAGTATTGACGGCAAATAATGCAAAAGACATCAAGATGACAAACGCCAGACCGAGAAATCTCATTATGATCTCCTTAGAAATTGGATTGCTTGATTCAGATTCCGGAGAATAATGAAAACCGTCCTCGATGACAAGCAGATAATAGAATTTTCGGACGGCGCCGGATTTTACGATCCTGATTCCCGCGGGACAGCTTGCCCGTGTTATATAAAAAGTGTAAGTTGCCTCCACGATGTTATCGCGCAATGACCGAAAACAGGCGGCCAAAGGGACTTTGAGGCGAATTTGGAAATTCGCCGTCCTTCTAACTACGATAATATTTGTTTTAATTTTACTTTCTCAAATTGTACTTACCGTGGCGCCGGTAAAGAGAGCAATTGACAAAAATCCATTGTCGATTATTAATCAGCCCGGGAACTATCCCGAGATTTTTAAAAGGGATCACAATCTTCTCTGGCGGCTTCGCCCCTCCAACGAATTTAAATCCCCCTCCGGCGGCTCTCTGATATATCGCATCAACGCTCTCGGCATGCGCGGAGCGATGCCGTCGCCGACCTCCCATGCGGTTCGTATTGTGGCCCTGGGGAACTCCGTCACTTTTGGCTGGGGTGTTGATGAAGACAGTACTTTTGAAACACAACTCCGGCAAATGATAAACAAGGATCCAGCTCTCCCGCAGGTCGAGGTCATCAATGCCGGTATTCCCGGTTACAGCAGCTTCCAGGGCAGGCGTTATTATGTCGAAGAGATCTCAAAATTGCATCCGGATATTTTGATGGTGATGTTCGGTTGGGGCGACCAGATGCCGGCGAAAGACAGCATCCCCGACGATAAACTTCAGATGCCCTCGGAAAGCATTATTCATCTGGAAAATTTTCTGGATAGAATAAAATTATACAGCCTGATACAGAACTGGCTTCACTCAAATACAATGGATTCATCTCTCAATAGTAGATCATCGGTCAGACGGGTTTCCATTGTCAATTTTTATGACAACCTCAACACCATTATCAAGTATGCCGAAAGTGAAAGTACCGCAGTTATCCTTCTGACATCCCCGGCCCCCGCCCCGGACAGATACAATTTAACCGGGAATCTTTCCCTGATTTTTCTATATCATGAATATTATAATTATCAAACCCGGCTGGCGGCGCGGAACAACCAAGTGCCTCTGATTGATGTTGCTCAGCAATTCAATAAATACGACAGTCTATTCGATGACGCGGCCCATGACCCGATCCATTTCAATGCCGCCGGGCACCGTACAATTGCCGCAGCCCTCTATAATTATCTGAAAACCAATTCGCAATTATTGACGAAATAAGGCCTTTCGCTAACTGCCGGATCTTATTTCTTTCCAAACAGCGCCAATTCCGAAGCGCCCGCATATCCGACGGTATCAATACGCGCTTTGAGTGACTCCCCCTGGCGGACGAGTTCCGAGCGCCCGAGATTTCGGGCCGTTTCAAGATATTTATCGCATATCGACTTTATTTCGGTAATTTCCTCCGGCAGAGGGTCCGAGAAGTCACCGGGATCGAAGGCCTCAAACAGGTCGGCATCGGACAGTTCGAGTGCCTTGATCAAATTGACCAGTCCCGTTCTGGTGTATGTTTCGTTATGAACAATTCCACGGGCACGGTCGACGGAGGCCCACCAGTGATGAAGCAGAGCGTGGGTCATCTGTTTTTCGGAGAGATTATCCCGGTACATTTCAAGGATTATGAAATTTCCGCCCGGCTTCAGAACCCGTTTCATCTCCGCCAGCACCTGTCCGGGTACCTGAAGATGATGCAGGGAGTTGG comes from the Candidatus Zixiibacteriota bacterium genome and includes:
- a CDS encoding conserved hypothetical protein (Evidence 4 : Unknown function but conserved in other organisms), yielding MLSRNDRKQAAKGTLRRIWKFAVLLTTIIFVLILLSQIVLTVAPVKRAIDKNPLSIINQPGNYPEIFKRDHNLLWRLRPSNEFKSPSGGSLIYRINALGMRGAMPSPTSHAVRIVALGNSVTFGWGVDEDSTFETQLRQMINKDPALPQVEVINAGIPGYSSFQGRRYYVEEISKLHPDILMVMFGWGDQMPAKDSIPDDKLQMPSESIIHLENFLDRIKLYSLIQNWLHSNTMDSSLNSRSSVRRVSIVNFYDNLNTIIKYAESESTAVILLTSPAPAPDRYNLTGNLSLIFLYHEYYNYQTRLAARNNQVPLIDVAQQFNKYDSLFDDAAHDPIHFNAAGHRTIAAALYNYLKTNSQLLTK
- a CDS encoding putative Ubiquinone-menaquinone biosynthesis methyltransferase protein (Evidence 3 : Putative function from multiple computational evidences) translates to MDRIADRLILLAGGKMLDVATGRGGFAQYLIENFANYDELIGIDISTENIRIARQNLNHGRIELVVMDGSAMAFPDKYFDTVSIANSLHHLQVPGQVLAEMKRVLKPGGNFIILEMYRDNLSEKQMTHALLHHWWASVDRARGIVHNETYTRTGLVNLIKALELSDADLFEAFDPGDFSDPLPEEITEIKSICDKYLETARNLGRSELVRQGESLKARIDTVGYAGASELALFGKK
- a CDS encoding exported hypothetical protein (Evidence 5 : Unknown function), translating into MRFLGLAFVILMSFALFAVNTSALPTFNGKRIGFYPITNEVSFYQNVDDPGRDRGQTLQVVSINTFKLLTRFNFEFTADFNWGFSYLPRDHYMELSLVKEFVPRLSLNYQRIISSFEEKSINQFGLRISF